A genomic window from Paucibacter sp. KCTC 42545 includes:
- a CDS encoding MATE family efflux transporter, which translates to MELWLGIAVGMVCTALAGRVSDAAGGAFALANQLSATLFILFRIIGAGVSVVITQSLGAGQRAEADRVARAVLGAGTWMGVPVSLAALLFAEPLLRLLQAPAEVLPLATVFLQCLAPAMLLDAWLASMSSVLRAHLHSRAALAVIVLMQSSHLALAVPLMSGWGPVPALGLPGFALALLISRLLGLGLLLWLWRAHLGLRPQLSDWWRLPRAPLAAVLHIGLPAAAENIAYRLSFLVTVGVAATMGAAALATQAYTLQLMYGVLMFGLATGFAAEIVVGHMIGAGALHEAHRLVRKALARGLVVSTLVALAAALSGRWLLGFFTQDATIIDLGVSLLWITVLLEPGRTFNLVVINALRATGDARYPVMAGAASMVLVLAGGSWLLGSYFGLGLPGLWIAYAADEWLRGLLMWRRWATLAWVPHARAVHSRLRAARG; encoded by the coding sequence ATGGAGCTGTGGCTAGGCATCGCCGTGGGCATGGTGTGTACGGCCCTGGCGGGGCGGGTGTCGGACGCGGCGGGCGGCGCCTTTGCGCTGGCCAATCAGCTCTCGGCAACCTTGTTCATCTTGTTTCGCATCATTGGCGCGGGCGTCAGCGTGGTGATCACGCAAAGCCTGGGCGCCGGGCAACGCGCCGAAGCCGACCGGGTGGCACGTGCCGTGCTCGGTGCCGGTACTTGGATGGGGGTGCCCGTCTCCTTGGCTGCCTTGCTGTTTGCCGAGCCGCTGCTGCGTTTGCTGCAAGCGCCGGCCGAAGTATTGCCTTTGGCCACCGTCTTTTTGCAGTGTTTGGCACCCGCGATGTTGCTGGACGCTTGGCTGGCCTCGATGAGCAGTGTTTTGCGCGCGCATCTGCACAGCCGTGCGGCCTTGGCGGTGATCGTGCTGATGCAGTCCAGCCATCTGGCCCTGGCTGTGCCCTTGATGTCGGGCTGGGGGCCTGTGCCGGCGCTGGGCCTGCCCGGCTTTGCCCTGGCTTTGCTGATCAGCCGCTTGCTGGGCCTGGGTTTGCTGCTGTGGTTGTGGCGGGCGCATCTGGGGCTGCGGCCGCAGTTGTCGGATTGGTGGCGTTTGCCGCGTGCGCCGCTGGCGGCGGTGCTACACATCGGCCTGCCGGCAGCGGCCGAGAACATCGCCTATCGCCTGAGCTTTCTGGTGACCGTTGGCGTGGCGGCGACGATGGGCGCAGCCGCCTTGGCCACCCAAGCGTATACCTTGCAGCTGATGTATGGCGTGCTGATGTTTGGCTTGGCCACGGGCTTTGCGGCCGAGATCGTGGTGGGGCACATGATCGGCGCGGGCGCTCTGCACGAAGCGCATCGACTGGTGCGCAAGGCCTTGGCGCGTGGCTTGGTGGTCAGCACCCTGGTGGCGCTGGCGGCGGCCTTGAGCGGGCGCTGGCTGCTCGGCTTTTTTACCCAGGACGCGACCATCATCGATCTGGGCGTGAGCTTGTTGTGGATCACCGTGCTGCTGGAGCCGGGCCGCACCTTCAACTTGGTGGTGATCAACGCTTTGCGGGCCACGGGCGATGCGCGTTACCCGGTTATGGCCGGGGCGGCGTCCATGGTGCTGGTCTTGGCAGGGGGCAGTTGGCTGCTGGGCTCCTATTTCGGCCTGGGTTTACCGGGCTTGTGGATCGCCTACGCGGCGGATGAGTGGCTGCGTGGGCTGCTGATGTGGCGGCGCTGGGCCACCCTGGCGTGGGTGCCGCATGCCAGGGCGGTGCATAGCCGACTGCGGGCCGCGCGGGGGTGA
- a CDS encoding DUF6172 family protein has protein sequence MKKTYQLRIEGKNPDRLLEAIKFEIRKYIKREQGKALPKGFDIWDFDCHIGADESSAQVTHPAEINPAIDDVVKTGATSFYIALTAKPAQRRPRQAPTLIPRNGGEADDALDD, from the coding sequence TTGAAAAAGACTTATCAGCTGCGCATCGAAGGCAAAAACCCCGACCGCCTCCTCGAAGCCATCAAGTTCGAGATCCGCAAATACATCAAGCGCGAACAAGGCAAGGCCCTGCCCAAAGGCTTTGACATCTGGGACTTTGATTGCCACATCGGCGCCGACGAATCCTCGGCCCAGGTGACCCATCCGGCCGAGATCAACCCCGCCATTGACGACGTTGTCAAAACCGGCGCCACGTCCTTCTACATTGCGTTGACGGCCAAGCCGGCGCAGCGCCGCCCGCGCCAAGCCCCTACCCTGATCCCGCGCAACGGTGGCGAAGCGGACGACGCGCTGGACGACTGA